In one Musa acuminata AAA Group cultivar baxijiao chromosome BXJ2-5, Cavendish_Baxijiao_AAA, whole genome shotgun sequence genomic region, the following are encoded:
- the LOC135612212 gene encoding protein NETWORKED 2D-like → MLQRAESNRYSWWWASHIKTKQSKWLDSNLREMEDTVKQMLKLVETDADSFAKRAELYFKRRPELITHVEDAYRAYRALAERYDRISGELHKANHTIATAFPEQVQYAMLEEEEDKAITPIDPSRINKRTVEGLMKKRSDRESSIRKTQNKRPTSPIDKEKAQEEINKLQKVILVLQTEKEFIRSSYENGIAKYWEVEKQIMDMLEEICCMQDEFDTSAVIEDEEVHALTTATTLKSCVEAIIRLQKQRMESLGQAKLDSERIKVAKEKLKALKSECHQSEMENAKMSSESTEMSFPVENMDEEFDSLNKARVQLESIYEKVKEHFEMNPESSVELEEKINELVNKVTTLELTVSSQAVQINRLTSESDELEKNLQNLEDERMILISDPNLLTERLKEAEEELSRGQAIKKIIQDEEINFREIFTDASHSLNGISEKMQLPKPLENACNEDAFPVEEAANCSTEPVAELGDNEETEIHDIEEDLIEEIHATQQLGHFLQDFFQAEADYLLKSDPEMIEDLTEIGELKNVIAMKDEEIRLLRQQLANVKMSSNSTQHCQQTHAGTFSSAMVRGDPKSHNLQMPGDLTIECTNEGDLSVEFTDLQFPVAEGSDVECITEPKSISSTEEKLRRDINTFIDENLEFWLRFSTSFHHIQEFKVKYADLQADIGKLKVNKTQEHNDTASGDRTGKPESAPIGTRLGELKTELQVWMEHSAPLIRELQSRFSFLHDMQKEISSVVNTYSATGEALFTPCEAARLQGEVMNMKQENNKAARELQMGLDQVRWLQAEIEEQMAKLNDYFEAFVLKNSHDDFLKRSPSRSGVPLEVFLYGSKPKRPSIFARMHPVFKKKHSKLRSGHR, encoded by the exons ATGCTGCAGAGGGCTGAGAGCAACCGGTACTCGTGGTGGTGGGCGAGCCACATAAAGACGAAGCAGTCGAAATGGCTCGACAGCAACCTCCGAG AAATGGAGGATACGGTGAAACAAATGCTTAAGCTTGTCGAAACGGATGCCGATTCCTTTGCTAAAAGAGCAGAGttgtacttcaaaagaagaccAGAGTTGATAACCCATGTGGAAGATGCTTACAGAGCATACAGAGCATTGGCTGAAAGATATGACCGTATATCTGGAGAATTACACAAGGCCAACCACACCATAGCAACTGCTTTTCCTGAACAGGTCCAGTATGCGAtgctagaggaggaggaggacaaagCGATCACCCCGATTGATCCAAGTAGAATTAACAAGCGAACAGTGGAAGGATTAATGAAGAAAAGAAGTGACCGTGAGTCCTCCATAAGGAAGACACAGAATAAGAGGCCTACATCTCCGATTGATAAAGAAAAGGCACAGGAAGAGATAAATAAGCTTCAGAAAGTAATTCTTGTTCTTCAGACTGAAAAAGAGTTTATCAGAAGCTCTTATGAGAATGGGATAGCCAAGTATTGGGAGGTTGAGAAGCAAATCATGGATATGCTAGAAGAAATTTGTTGcatgcaagatgagtttgatACAAGTGCGGTCATTGAAGATGAAGAGGTGCATGCCTTAACAACAGCAACAACCCTTAAATCTTGTGTGGAAGCCATTATTAGATTGCAGAAGCAGAGAATGGAATCATTGGGACAAGCAAAACTAGATTCTGAAAGAATTAAGGTTGCAAAAGAAAAGCTGAAGGCTCTCAAAAGTGAGTGTCACCAATCTGAGATGGAAAATGCAAAGATGTCTAGTGAAAGCACAGAGATGAGCTTCCCTGTCGAAAACATGGATGAAGAATTTGATTCTCTAAACAAGGCAAGGGTCCAATTAGAGTCCATTTACGAGAAAGTTAAGGAACATTTTGAAATGAATCCTGAAAGTTCAGTGGAACTGGAAGAAAAGATTAatgagcttgtaaataaagttaccaCATTGGAACTCACGGTTTCATCTCAGGCTGTACAAATAAATCGATTGACTTCAGAAAGTGACGAACTTGAGAAAAACCTACAGAATCTGGAAGATGAGAGAATGATTCTGATCAGTGACCCAAATTTGTTGACTGAAAGGCTAAAGGAAGCTGAAGAGGAGTTAAGCAGAGGTCAGGCAATTAAGAAAATTATCCAGGATGAAGAAATAAATTTCCGTGAAATCTTTACCGATGCTTCTCACAGCCTCAATGGTATTTCAGAGAAGATGCAACTTCCTAAACCTCTGGAAAATGCTTGTAATGAGGATGCATTCCCCGTGGAAGAGGCTGCCAATTGTAGCACTGAACCAGTTGCAGAGCTTGGGGATAACGAGGAAACTGAAATCCATGACATCGAGGAAGATTTGATAGAGGAGATTCATGCAACACAGCAACTTGGTCATTTCCTGCAAGATTTTTTCCAGGCTGAGGCAGATTATCTACTCAAAAGTGATCCAGAAATGATCGAGGACCTAACAGAGATAGGGGAACTGAAGAATGTCATTGCAATGAAAGATGAAGAAATAAGATTACTGAGACAACAGTTAGCCAATGTAAAAATGAGTTCTAACAGTACTCAGCATTGTCAACAGACCCATGCAGGCACATTTAGCTCTGCGATGGTGAGGGGAGATCCGAAATCTCATAATTTACAGATGCCTGGAGATCTGACTATTGAATGCACTAATGAAGGAGACTTGTCTGTTGAGTTCACTGATTTACAATTTCCTGTTGCAGAAGGCAGCGATGTAGAGTGCATCACTGAGCCAAAGAGCATTTCATCTACTGAAGAAAAGCTTAGGAGGGATATCAACACCTTTATTGATGAAAACCTAGAGTTCTGGCTAAGGTTCAGCACATCATTCCATCACATACAGGAGTTCAAGGTCAAATATGCAGACCTACAAGCTGATATCGGTAAGCTGAAGGTCAACAAAACACAAGAGCACAATGATACTGCCTCTGGTGATCGGACTGGAAAACCTGAATCAGCACCAATTGGAACAAGACTCGGTGAATTGAAGACTGAACTCCAGGTGTGGATGGAACATAGTGCACCATTAATAAGGGAGCTCCAAAGTAGGTTCTCATTTCTTCATGATATGCAAAAGGAGATATCAAGTGTTGTAAACACATATTCAGCCACTGGAGAGGCTTTGTTCACTCCTTGTGAAGCTGCAAGGTTACAAGGTGAGGTGATGAACATgaagcaggagaacaataaggcTGCAAGGGAACTGCAGATGGGACTAGATCAAGTCAGGTGGCTTCAAGCTGAAATCGAGGAGCAGATGGCTAAGCTAAATGATTACTTTGAAGCATTTGTATTGAAGAACAGCCATGACGATTTCTTGAAACGTTCTCCAAGCAGGTCCGGAGTACCATTGGAGGTCTTCCTTTATGGTTCCAAGCCCAAAAGGCCATCTATATTTGCCCGCATGCATCCAGTGTTCAAAAAAAAACACAGCAAGCTCAGGTCTGGGCATCGGTGA
- the LOC103984161 gene encoding uncharacterized protein LOC103984161, giving the protein MVMVHVKAAAAESEEQQQQFLYECRSTSSIDEMTDAILGIHALQSHIQSLALLIRQRLLADPSLAESYPDVALALKRSLSEAETYVSKEQVAHKKFLSPHALRAHIKSLEKEVKVAQSKGFLDFDLPQLLSDCELHHGMQLWWAGKELVRGKKLCDYIGENEKTKIVIILKPSCSSA; this is encoded by the exons ATGGTGATGGTTCATGTGAAAGCCGCGGCGGCGGAAtcggaggagcagcagcagcagttccTCTACGAGTGTCGTTCCACTTCGAGCATCGACGAGATGACCGACGCCATCCTTGGCATCCACGCCCTGCAGTCTCACATCCAATCCCTCGCCCTTCTCATTAGGCAGCGCCTTCTCGCTGACCCTTCTTTAGCAG AAAGTTATCCGGATGTAGCACTTGCTCTGAAGAGATCCTTATCAGAAGCTGAGACTTACGTGTCAAAG GAACAAGTGGCGCACAAAAAATTCTTGTCACCTCATGCTCTTAGAGCTCATATTAAGAGCTTGGAAAAGGAAGTCAAGGTTGCTCAATCAAAGGGTTTTCTGGACTTTGATCTGCCGCAACTACTttctg ATTGTGAGCTTCATCATGGTATGCAACTTTGGTGGGCTGGGAAAGAACTCGTTAGAGGAAAAAAACTATGTGACTACATTGGTGAAAATGAGAAAACAAAG ATTGTGATCATATTGAAGCCATCTTGTTCGAGCGCTTAA
- the LOC103984163 gene encoding uncharacterized protein LOC103984163 — protein sequence MAILKNDSRVSKMGVDSSPGSRGSASSQEDDEEPRARSGKAVSDASDSSDVDSGMESDEFDPAELGEPETQLCQVGNQSCSILLELFDLPDLGSVLSLDTWNECLSEEERFALAEYLPDMDRETFGFTLKELFLEQNFHFGSPLGNLFNRLKGGLCDPRIVLYCRGLSFLQQHEHYHCLCKYQNSMVRNLVFIKNALRNCPLYSIEERLRLLNIQRAQKPLSYGGNGDVDIETDSESGDSDDWYLNKRFKMGQRFAKPSFDVTHRGTSMAWELVKFGKEYSKGVLKVTTPSVSALENPGALGKHSSALKHGLDSKPRVVMPLLDLLQQDKFEGYDVGAAKRTKHNISDDHGDMDEGCVGSQVDWIAGCRRAVARNTLLRTGKKQEPQKRYDMGMDSDEDPEGYSGSSHSQGKSRDRDQVVTIALYGRESAECTRNAKYSERDWVHPTTGRAQKHMLTNPMQKNEHGEPISSGHSVKSDDWNGKVKNCKVGNEYKAGKSGAGYDLKNKAYKPVLGQMGDSFLSKDPGARLLLGKVKNNFTQYEGMTRDHSKGLTMISQSEETESDSSDQVEDDGSLDSMVKKLEHQNGDVGGHHSGVVRSIYDSKKPNKLMKVDRKSYSDLRDVGRSICTPDVESCSVKGKNSRLVKKALVPRPSEKSTYIEKRHKRMANVSDSLQQSFYTHDYGSGMMDEYMENLDEISKSQGDKNIINRVGNMMEVSDVLTINPTQERSNMPLEGCNSVSKKPKRKVDGHLSNELDISLHLLPSQKQQIDDLNVVRKGKRKADAETDTLTEVTSDMVISEKDTEDVEPKPKLQKKPFTLITPTIHTGFLFSIIHLLSAVRKAMITPHIEDTSLTASHLEDGRSKQKTEEHNKMHQVANGTHLSQSHENMDKHSPGYAGQNSLPSLTVQEIVDQVRSNPGDPFILETQEPLQDLIRGVLKVFSSKTAPLGAKGWKPLALYEKSNKSWLWAGPVTSSSSDNDNAEEETSSEAWGIPHKMLVKLVDAFANWLKSGQVTLQQIGSLPPPPPSLLSNLDEKERFKDLRAQKSLNTISPSSDEVRVYFRREEFLRYSVPDRAFSYTAADGKKSIVAPLRRGGGKPTSKARDHFMLKPDRPPHVTILCLVRDSAARLPGSIGTRADVCTLLRDSQYIVENISDAQVNQVVSGALDRLHYERDPCVQFDSERKLWVYLHKDREEEDFEDDGTSSTKKWKRQRKDSIDPSDIGAVNDVDTGVLAIGGSSVGLDHDHDHDLIVETSSSRVGEKVELVCEDMGPNMENVQSLMASTTVSKSHSNWEDLGSNPLREKRLICQENSTDEDFDDETFSQERPMQLQYDRIMKNGLY from the coding sequence ATGGCGATTTTGAAGAATGACTCTAGGGTTTCGAAGATGGGCGTCGATTCGTCGCCCGGGAGTCGCGGGAGCGCCTCGAGCCAGGAGGATGATGAGGAGCCTCGTGCGAGGAGCGGCAAGGCGGTGTCCGATGCTTCGGACTCGTCCGATGTGGACTCCGGCATGGAATCAGATGAGTTCGATCCCGCGGAGCTCGGCGAGCCTGAGACTCAGTTGTGCCAAGTGGGGAACCAGAGCTGTAGCATTCTCCTGGAGCTCTTCGACCTCCCTGACTTGGGCTCCGTCTTGTCGTTGGATACATGGAATGAGTGCCTCTCGGAGGAGGAGCGTTTTGCGCTGGCTGAATACCTCCCGGACATGGACCGGGAGACGTTTGGTTTCACCCTTAAAGAGCTGTTTCTGGAACAAAATTTCCACTTTGGGAGCCCACTGGGCAATCTCTTTAATCGGTTGAAAGGTGGTCTCTGCGATCCCAGGATTGTTCTTTACTGTCGGGGCTTGAGTTTCTTGCAGCAGCACGAGCACTACCATTGCCTGTGCAAGTATCAGAATTCTATGGTGAGGAATCTCGTCTTCATTAAGAATGCATTGCGAAACTGCCCACTATACAGTATCGAAGAAAGGCTTCGGCTTCTAAACATCCAGAGAGCTCAGAAACCTTTGAGTTATGGGGGGAATGGAGATGTTGATATTGAGACAGATTCAGAGAGTGGGGATTCTGATGATTGGTATTTGAACAAACGGTTTAAGATGGGCCAGCGTTTTGCAAAGCCTTCATTCGATGTCACGCATCGTGGGACTAGCATGGCATGGGAGCTGGTGAAATTTGGGAAAGAGTACTCAAAAGGTGTTTTGAAGGTTACTACTCCTTCTGTTTCAGCACTTGAAAACCCTGGAGCATTAGGGAAGCATTCTTCTGCCTTGAAGCATGGATTGGACTCAAAACCTAGAGTAGTAATGCCACTCTTAGATCTTCTTCAGCAGGATAAATTTGAAGGTTATGATGTGGGAGCTGCCAAAAGGACTAAACATAATATAAGTGATGATCATGGCGATATGGATGAAGGATGTGTGGGTTCACAAGTAGACTGGATTGCAGGATGCAGAAGGGCAGTAGCCAGGAATACTTTGTTGAGGACAGGAAAGAAACAGGAGCCACAAAAAAGATATGATATGGGAATGGATAGTGATGAAGACCCTGAAGGCTATAGTGGCTCCAGTCATTCTCAAGGCAAAAGCAGGGACAGAGATCAGGTGGTAACTATAGCTTTGTATGGTCGTGAATCTGCTGAATGCACAAGAAATGCTAAATATTCCGAGAGAGATTGGGTGCATCCTACAACTGGTAGAGCTCAGAAACACATGCTAACTAATCCCATGCAGAAAAATGAGCATGGTGAACCCATTTCCTCTGGCCATTCAGTTAAATCTGATGATTGGAATGGCAAAGTTAAGAATTGCAAGGTTGGAAATGAATATAAAGCTGGTAAAAGTGGAGCTGGTTATGACTTGAAAAATAAGGCGTATAAACCTGTTCTGGGACAGATGGGTGACTCCTTTCTCAGCAAGGATCCTGGAGCTAGATTATTACTGGGaaaagtgaaaaataattttactcaGTATGAGGGCATGACTAGGGATCATTCAAAAGGCCTTACTATGATTTCTCAGAGTGAGGAGACAGAATCTGATTCATCAGATCAGGTTGAGGATGATGGATCTCTCGATTCTATGGTTAAGAAGTTGGAGCATCAAAATGGTGATGTTGGAGGCCATCATTCTGGGGTTGTTAGATCAATCTATGATTCAAAAAAGCCAAACAAGCTCATGAAAGTAGATAGAAAAAGTTATTCTGACTTACGTGATGTTGGTAGAAGCATATGCACACCGGACGTAGAATCATGCTCTGTGAAAGGGAAGAATAGCAGATTGGTAAAAAAAGCCCTTGTACCACGCCCAAGTGAGAAATCGACTTATATAGAGAAGAGGCATAAAAGGATGGCCAATGTGAGTGATTCCCTACAACAATCATTTTACACTCATGATTATGGCAGTGGCATGATGGATGAATACATGGAGAATTTAGATGAAATTTCCAAGTCACAAGGTGACAAGAATATTATCAACAGAGTGGGGAACATGATGGAAGTCTCCGATGTTCTGACAATTAATCCTACTCAAGAAAGATCAAATATGCCCTTGGAAGGGTGCAACTCTGTTTCAAAGAAACCTAAACGGAAGGTTGACGGTCATTTATCTAATGAGCTGGATATATCCCTCCACCTACTGCCTAGTCAAAAGCAGCAGATTGATGACCTCAATGTTGTCAGGAAGGGTAAAAGGAAAGCAGATGCAGAAACTGATACTTTGACTGAAGTAACTTCTGATATGGTAATATCAGAAAAGGATACAGAAGATGTAGAACCTAAGCCAAAGCTACAAAAAAAGCCCTTTACTCTTATCACTCCTACTATTCACACCGGCTTTTTGTTTTCCATCATACATCTTCTTTCGGCTGTCCGGAAAGCAATGATTACTCCTCATATCGAGGACACTTCACTGACAGCCAGTCATCTTGAGGACGGTAGGTCTAAACAGAAAACAGAAGAACACAACAAAATGCATCAAGTAGCCAATGGTACACACCTTTCTCAATCTCATGAGAATATGGATAAGCATTCTCCAGGCTATGCAGGACAAAACAGTTTGCCTTCTCTCACTGTTCAAGAGATTGTTGATCAAGTTAGATCAAACCCAGGAGATCCATTCATTCTCGAAACACAGGAACCACTTCAGGATTTAATTCGAGGAGTTTTGAAGGTTTTCTCATCTAAGACAGCACCTTTAGGGGCAAAGGGATGGAAGCCCTTAGCATTATATGAAAAATCAAACAAAAGTTGGCTGTGGGCAGGTCCTGTTACTTCTAGTTCATCTGACAATGATAATGCAGAAGAGGAAACTTCTTCAGAAGCATGGGGAATTCCTCATAAGATGCTCGTAAAATTGGTTGATGCTTTTGCTAATTGGCTTAAAAGTGGTCAAGTGACCCTCCAGCAGATTGGAAGCctccctccacctcctccttcattgctttcaaACTTGGATGAGAAGGAAAGGTTCAAagatctaagagctcaaaagagtCTAAACACCATTAGTCCTAGTTCTGATGAAGTAAGAGTATACTTCCGCAGAGAGGAATTCTTAAGGTACTCTGTTCCAGATAGGGCCTTCTCCTACACAGCTGCTGATGGAAAAAAATCTATTGTTGCTCCATTAAGAAGGGGTGGCGGAAAGCCAACATCAAAAGCTCGGGATCATTTCATGCTTAAACCTGATCGACCACCACATGTTACTATTCTTTGTCTTGTTCGAGATTCAGCAGCCAGATTGCCTGGTAGTATTGGAACTAGAGCAGATGTTTGTACCTTATTAAGGGACTCACAATACATTGTTGAAAACATCTCTGATGCACAAGTGAATCAAGTAGTGAGTGGGGCTCTAGATCGGTTGCATTATGAGCGTGATCCTTGTGTACAATTTGATAGTGAAAGAAAATTGTGGGTTTATCTGCACAAGGAcagggaagaagaagattttgagGATGATGGTACCTCGTCCACAAAAAAATGGAAAAGACAAAGGAAAGATTCTATAGACCCATCTGACATTGGAGCAGTTAATGATGTTGACACAGGAGTCTTGGCTATTGGTGGCTCTTCTGTTGGCCtggatcatgatcatgatcatgatctgATTGTTGAAACTTCATCCAGCAGGGTAGGGGAAAAAGTTGAACTTGTTTGTGAAGATATGGGTCCCAATATGGAAAATGTCCAATCTCTTATGGCTTCAACCACTGTTAGCAAGAGCCACAGTAATTGGGAGGATCTGGGGTCAAATCCATTGAGGGAAAAAAGATTGATATGTCAAGAAAACTCCACAGAtgaagattttgatgatgaaacatttAGTCAAGAAAGGCCAATGCAGCTTCAGTATGACCGTATTATGAAGAATGGATTATACTAG
- the LOC103984160 gene encoding E3 UFM1-protein ligase 1 homolog — translation MDAELLELQRQFESAQQAKPSVRLSERNVVELVQKLHELRIIDFDLLHTVSGKEYITPDQLRLEMETEIKKLGRVSLIDLSDVIGVDLYYIERQAENIVVDDPRLMLVNGEIISQSYWDTVAEEINEKLQECSQMSLAEIAAQLQIGSELVVSVLEPRLGTLIKGRLEGGQLYTPAHVSRITAMVRGAARGITVPTNLPSVWSSLQQLLQDIGCANSVSVDGTFFQSLFNGLLKEGEILGSLRAGVQWTPAVFGHAQRESVDSFFSQNSYIGYDVLHKLAIPQPKQYLQSRYPEGILLDAVFVHPSMVEMLDASIEDAVEHGNWIDALTVLPTYVGGQDASKILSLCPSLQRAIKSSQAIIFGESCVFSSNFVKDLFERLEKEMDTLSYMNLSQGLSSDVQSTSVVKVGVSAGQNTEQKEIGDDVGSKHNAPEKGGKKKKGKHTGSAKAGASEDNLESQENLPSKFKKNQRKNKNAGSLDAFDAKSISKKSSGKSKDDSLDVPSEDWIKQKILLLAPELEELGGPEDPHALLGLVSSHLRPMLVNSWMKRRDTVVLENAEKRRKLLDNLQRQLDEVFLDLQLYEKALDLFEDDPPLSVILHKHLLRTMATPLVDKILTTLDMENKLKNGIEIKDSENVESTSFTFVDRVSLAKGLPNSLSVKAQAVAEALEGKRLDTFMNALRDVVEESGLLVKKLDKKLERTMLHSHRKDLTSQVSSESDPVKLLPKVVALLYMQVYNKALQAPGRAISALISQLKDKLPDSTYKTLMDYHSATVTLLALQAAAVGDEYGCSADRILSQQELLESKMPELKALVLGTTNPTS, via the exons ATGGACGCAGAGCTCCTCGAACTCCAGCGCCAGTTCGAATCGGCGCAGCAGGCGAAGCCCAGCGTTCGCCTATCCGAGCGCAACGTCGTTGAGTTGGTCCAGAAGCTCCATGAGCTGCGGATCATCGACTTCGATCTCCTCCACACCGTATCTGGCAAGGAGTACATCACTCCT GACCAGTTGAGGCTTGAGATGGAGACAGAGATCAAGAAATTGGGACGGGTTTCTCTGATCGATCTATCGGATGTCATTGGAGTGGATTTGTACTATATCGAGAGGCAAGCAGAGAATATTGTGGTGGATGATCCGCGGCTTATGTTGGTTAATGGAGAGATAATATCACAGTCGTATTGGGACACTGTAGCGGAGGAAATAAACGAGAAGTTGCAAGAATGTAGTCAGATGTCACTGGCAGAGATTGCGGCTCAATTGCAAATAGGTTCGGAGTTGGTGGTGTCTGTTCTTGAGCCCCGCCTTGGAACACTT ATAAAAGGTAGATTGGAAGGCGGTCAATTATATACTCCAGCACATGTATCACGCATTACTGCTATGGTTCGTGGTGCTGCAAGGGGAATCACAGTTCCAACAAATTTACCCAGTGTATGGAGTTCCTTGCAGCAGCTACTCCAAGATATAGGTTGTGCTAATAGTGTTTCTGTGGATGGCACATTTTTCCAGTCCTTATTTAATGGACTATTGAAGGAGGGGGAGATTCTTGGATCACTGCGTGCCGGAGTTCAATGGACGCCAGCT GTTTTTGGGCATGCTCAAAGGGAAAGTGTGGATTCTTTTTTCTCACAG AACTCTTACATTGGCTATGATGTTCTTCATAAACTTGCCATTCCACAGCCTAAACAATACTTGCAG TCCAGATATCCTGAAGGTATTCTGCTAGATGCAGTTTTTGTTCACCCTTCAATGGTTGAAATGTTGGATGCTTCCATAGAAGATGCTGTCGAACATGGGAATTG GATTGATGCCCTTACAGTTCTACCAACATATGTTGGAGGCCAAGATGCTTCAAAGATTTTGTCCCTTTGTCCTTCTCTTCAGAGGGCAATCAAG TCGTcacaagcaatcatatttggGGAGTCCTGTGTTTTTAGCAGCAACTTTGTTAAG GATCTTTTCGAGCGACTGGAGAAAGAGATGGACACTCTGAGTTACATGAATCTTTCTCAAGGCCTGTCCAGTGATGTTCAATCAACTAGTGTTGTCAAAGTTGGAGTAAGTGCTGGACAGAACACTGAACAAAAAGAGATAGGTGATGATGTAGGCAGCAAACATAATGCTCCAGAAAagggaggaaaaaagaaaaaaggaaaacacaCAGGATCTGCAAAAGCAGGAGCTTCTGAAGACAATCTTGAAAGCCAGGAGAACCTCCCtagtaaatttaagaaaaatcagCGAAAAAACAAGAATGCAGGGTCTTTAGATgcttttgatgctaaatccatttCTAAAAAGAGTTCGGGTAAATCAAAAGATGATAGTCTGGATGTTCCATCTGAAGATTGGATAAAGCAGAAGATTTTATTGCTTGCTCCAGAGCTGGAAGAATTAGGAG GTCCTGAAGATCCACATGCGTTGCTTGGACTTGTGTCCTCCCATTTAAGGCCAATGCTGGTTAACTCATGGATGAAAAGAAGGGACACAGTTGTGTTAGAGAATGCTgagaagaggaggaagctgcTTGACAATCTGCAGAGGCAGCTAGATGAG GTTTTCTTAGACCTGCAGCTTTATGAAAAAGCATTAGATCTTTTTGAGGATGACCCTCCATTATCA GTAATCTTACACAAGCATTTGCTCAGGACTATGGCCACTCCCTTGGTTGACAAAATTCTAACTACTCTG GATATGGAGAACAAGCTGAAGAATGGAATTGAAATTAAAGACAGTGAGAATGTGGAATCTACATCGTTTACTTTTGTAGATCGTGTTTCTCTG GCAAAAGGACTACCTAATTCTCTTTCAGTTAAGGCTCAAGCAGTAGCAGAAGCGCTTGAGGGGAAG CGGTTGGATACATTTATGAATGCATTAAGGGATGTGGTGGAAGAAAG TGGCCTACTAGTAAAGAAGCTCGATAAAAAATTGGAAAGGACAATGTTGCACTCCCATCGCAAG GATTTGACATCACAAGTCTCTTCAGAAAGTGATCCAGTTAAACTTTTGCCTAAGGTTGTTGCTCTACTATATATGCAG GTCTATAACAAAGCTCTTCAAGCACCTGGAAGAGCCATATCTGCTCTTATATCTCAGTTGAAG GACAAGTTACCAGATTCGACATACAAGACCTTAATGGACTATCATAGTGCAACGGTTACTCTCTTAGCACTACAAGCTGCTGCGGTTGGTGAT GAATATGGCTGCTCAGCAGACAGGATCTTAAGCCAACAGGAGTTGCTGGAAAGTAAGATGCCCGAACTAAAAGCATTGGTATTGGGTACCACAAACCCGACTTCATGA